One stretch of Vibrio kanaloae DNA includes these proteins:
- a CDS encoding MFS transporter, with amino-acid sequence MYKYKLPVLEKVGFGAGDMAVNVVISSMMLIITFFYTDIFGIKPEDLAMLFIVVRLIDAVTDPLMGMITDKFTSRWGRYRQYLLFLAIPFGVSVYLAFSTPDGDYNTKLVYAYATYILITVMFTAVTIPYISLISVMTDDPKERLSANGYRLFFAKIAAFLVTIIVPQLSTAWGQDNIQLGYQYSMGLMGLMGTLLFLFCFATTKERIEHVVDKKSFKDQVKLLMRNDQWLVLCAVCVTGTIGYVIRGSVAAYYAKYYLSGDAGTISAFLATGVGAAILAMVASTWITKKYCKIKLFRYSQVSVLLLSLMLYVFVGREDLALAFVLYFLVSFVVDLHAPVFWSAIAEAVDYGAYKTGQRVSGLAFGGISFSQKLGMGIGGAVVGWLLTYFNYVPNEAQSDYALTGIALMLTVIPGFFHFLMGSLMSKYKVTDKYYQSMTAANIQGGKKNLSEVQPSKPQTSFEN; translated from the coding sequence ATGTATAAGTACAAATTACCTGTCCTTGAAAAAGTCGGATTTGGCGCCGGAGATATGGCTGTCAATGTGGTGATTTCATCGATGATGTTAATCATTACATTCTTCTATACGGATATTTTTGGTATCAAACCCGAAGACTTAGCGATGTTATTCATTGTGGTCCGATTAATCGATGCGGTGACCGACCCGTTGATGGGCATGATTACCGATAAGTTTACCTCTCGCTGGGGTCGTTACCGTCAATACCTACTCTTTCTTGCGATTCCTTTTGGTGTCTCGGTCTACTTAGCTTTCAGCACACCAGACGGTGATTACAACACTAAACTGGTTTACGCTTACGCGACATATATCCTGATCACTGTCATGTTTACGGCAGTGACAATTCCATACATCTCTTTGATCAGTGTGATGACCGACGACCCGAAAGAACGCTTGTCTGCGAACGGTTACCGTTTGTTCTTCGCTAAGATCGCGGCTTTTCTTGTCACCATTATCGTTCCGCAGTTATCAACCGCTTGGGGTCAAGATAACATCCAATTGGGTTACCAATATTCGATGGGTTTGATGGGATTGATGGGTACGTTGCTGTTCTTGTTTTGTTTCGCGACCACCAAAGAGCGTATTGAACACGTGGTCGACAAAAAGTCATTCAAAGACCAAGTTAAATTGCTGATGAGAAACGACCAATGGTTAGTGCTGTGTGCGGTATGTGTGACAGGTACTATCGGCTACGTGATTCGTGGGTCAGTTGCAGCGTATTATGCCAAGTACTACCTCAGTGGTGACGCGGGTACTATCTCAGCCTTCCTTGCAACGGGTGTAGGTGCGGCGATTCTGGCGATGGTTGCGTCAACTTGGATCACTAAAAAGTACTGCAAAATTAAACTGTTCCGTTACAGCCAAGTATCGGTACTGTTATTAAGCTTGATGCTCTACGTATTTGTTGGTCGTGAAGATTTGGCTTTGGCTTTCGTGTTGTATTTCTTAGTTTCTTTCGTCGTAGATTTGCATGCACCTGTATTTTGGTCTGCGATTGCCGAAGCCGTAGACTACGGCGCATACAAAACAGGTCAACGTGTTTCTGGCCTAGCGTTTGGCGGTATCTCCTTTAGCCAAAAGCTAGGTATGGGTATCGGCGGTGCGGTGGTTGGTTGGCTACTTACCTATTTCAATTACGTGCCAAACGAAGCGCAATCAGACTACGCCCTTACCGGTATCGCACTGATGCTGACGGTTATCCCTGGCTTTTTCCACTTCCTAATGGGCTCACTAATGTCTAAATACAAAGTGACTGACAAGTACTACCAATCGATGACGGCCGCCAACATCCAAGGCGGAAAGAAAAACCTAAGTGAAGTTCAACCTTCAAAACCTCAAACAAGTTTCGAAAATTAA
- a CDS encoding glycoside hydrolase family 43 protein: MTEFVNPIIEQRADPHIFKHSDGYYYFTASVPEYDRIEIRRAKSISELDTTSELVNAWYKPDTGPYSDLIWAPELHFIDNAWYVYFAAAPSREIIDGLFQHRMYAISNSNPNPITSEWTFEGKVDTGIDTFCLDATSFTHNGVNYYVWAQKDNNIGGNSNIYISELETPTKLRTAPRCLTLPEFEWEKIGFWVNEGPSVIHRHGKFWMTYSASATDENYCMGLLYADENSDLLDPKSWVKSKQPVFKTNWEKKIYGPGHNSFTVDEQGHDLLVYHARAYTEIEGDPLWDPNRHTRIKRLIWKDGFPIFGEAI, translated from the coding sequence ATGACTGAATTCGTAAATCCTATTATAGAGCAGCGTGCTGATCCACACATCTTCAAACACTCGGACGGCTATTACTATTTTACCGCTTCGGTTCCGGAATATGATCGCATAGAGATTCGTCGAGCAAAGAGTATCTCTGAACTCGACACCACCAGCGAACTCGTCAACGCATGGTACAAACCAGATACGGGCCCATACAGTGACTTAATCTGGGCGCCAGAGCTTCACTTTATCGATAACGCTTGGTACGTCTACTTTGCTGCCGCGCCATCACGAGAAATCATCGATGGGCTGTTCCAGCACCGTATGTATGCGATTTCCAATTCGAATCCAAACCCGATCACATCAGAATGGACGTTCGAAGGGAAAGTCGATACTGGCATAGACACGTTCTGTTTAGATGCGACGTCTTTCACTCACAACGGAGTTAACTACTATGTTTGGGCGCAAAAAGACAACAACATCGGCGGTAACTCCAATATCTATATATCGGAGTTAGAAACACCGACTAAGCTACGTACCGCTCCCCGATGTTTGACCCTTCCAGAGTTTGAGTGGGAAAAAATTGGTTTTTGGGTCAATGAAGGACCGTCGGTTATCCACCGTCACGGAAAATTCTGGATGACTTACTCTGCCAGCGCGACCGACGAAAATTACTGTATGGGTCTGCTGTACGCGGATGAAAACAGTGACTTGCTTGACCCAAAAAGCTGGGTGAAATCGAAGCAGCCAGTGTTTAAAACTAACTGGGAGAAAAAGATCTACGGGCCTGGCCACAACAGTTTTACGGTCGATGAACAAGGCCATGATCTGTTGGTGTATCACGCACGTGCTTACACCGAAATTGAAGGTGACCCGCTTTGGGACCCGAATCGCCACACACGCATTAAACGCCTCATTTGGAAAGACGGCTTTCCCATCTTCGGTGAAGCGATTTAA
- the galM gene encoding galactose-1-epimerase, which produces MPNSIIPPSSIKAAIESDLFTDDKPAKVHTLRNHHGMTATFMDIGATWLSCQVPTPFGQREVLLGMTSMHDYQSHSAFLGATIGRFANRIAKGQFNLNGQVYSITRNDNGNSLHGGIEGFDKRRWLVKDKSDLHITYCLMSPDGDQGFPGNLSAEVAYTLTENNQLCIEYSAICDKDCPVNLTNHAYFNLDGAESGKTILDHELQLRANEYLPTDDKLIPTGELKAVQGTNFDFSTAQRIGARLQQDEDQKLAKGYDHAFTLPEELTDGVSTIARLTSSDKQVVMSVFTDKPAIQFYSGNFLSGTPSRTGEYQNYQGLALETQFLPDCPNHPTWPEANKRFITKKSFYQHQTSYQFMTHHSQ; this is translated from the coding sequence ATGCCTAACAGCATCATCCCACCCAGCTCGATCAAGGCTGCTATCGAGAGCGATCTTTTTACCGATGACAAGCCGGCCAAGGTTCATACCTTACGTAACCACCACGGCATGACAGCTACTTTCATGGATATTGGTGCAACATGGTTGAGCTGCCAAGTTCCAACGCCTTTTGGTCAGCGTGAAGTGTTGCTCGGCATGACATCAATGCACGATTACCAGTCTCACTCGGCGTTTTTAGGTGCGACCATAGGCCGTTTTGCCAACCGTATTGCCAAAGGGCAATTCAACTTAAACGGACAGGTTTATTCCATTACCCGTAATGATAATGGCAATAGCTTACACGGTGGTATTGAGGGTTTTGATAAGCGCCGCTGGTTGGTGAAAGACAAAAGTGATTTACACATTACTTACTGTTTGATGTCTCCCGACGGTGACCAAGGTTTCCCGGGAAACCTTTCCGCTGAAGTCGCGTATACGTTGACGGAAAACAACCAGCTGTGTATCGAATATTCGGCTATTTGCGACAAAGATTGCCCAGTCAACCTAACTAACCACGCCTACTTTAATTTAGACGGTGCGGAATCTGGCAAAACCATTCTCGATCATGAATTGCAACTGCGTGCCAACGAATATCTGCCCACTGATGATAAGCTCATTCCGACGGGTGAACTGAAAGCGGTGCAAGGGACCAATTTTGATTTTAGTACAGCTCAGAGAATCGGAGCCCGTTTACAACAAGATGAAGACCAAAAGTTGGCCAAAGGTTATGACCACGCTTTTACTTTGCCTGAAGAATTGACTGACGGTGTGAGTACTATCGCTCGCCTAACCAGTTCCGATAAACAGGTGGTGATGTCTGTGTTTACCGACAAACCAGCGATTCAATTCTACAGCGGGAACTTCTTGTCAGGAACGCCATCTCGTACTGGGGAGTATCAAAACTATCAAGGGCTTGCGCTTGAGACTCAGTTCCTACCTGACTGTCCAAACCATCCAACATGGCCGGAAGCGAACAAACGTTTTATTACCAAAAAGTCATTCTATCAGCATCAAACCAGTTATCAGTTTATGACCCATCATAGCCAGTGA
- a CDS encoding ATP-binding protein produces the protein MVKNNRYWLFVFACLLIGLVQLATKNGISQWKLEQAQRYAEQRFLGYIAEARRTLKRFYYLPYLVTNDETSVRFIDGESRLQKHIKKQLIQLDKAANTKGWYLLSAEGELLVSSVERSKLSKKNANTIVSKIHQQGGAISVVTKNKGVTPDYFIAAPVYRASDVVGIVAVQIDLSLLIDQWFADGEAILFQNPRDQFFLSSDNRLSADWFNDTFNSQPRATKRELYDQTHIQVWQLQGKDYLIQSIKLDDLNWRLTYLTPLTSLNQTTNWISWSVAVACLFVLLLLVILYQRRQKKLSNLRIQKLIEESEKRLSRMINKTHVGLILIDKYGHIHDINLMAKKYFSLSDSMISNIKAWQLFEAGNPNSTTLQLLKNLEQHQELAEITSVETMARRSDGSYFPVLFSISAFPWHDTTYYLCTVIDISKRKKAEIAVQNANKTLKLRVEERTQDLKDAQQELVESSKLAALGRMSSAITHELNQPLTGLKTLLSSNQLLMERGETKLLKANMDLVMSLIDRMANMTSQLKSFAFKRLESPYPVSLTEALQETLRIHQAELKNIDMRVRIASNISMVMGEEARLRQVLGNLIRNAVDATNHQTPATIIVSAHTEQQRVVIKVQDNGCGVSEDQLETIFEPFHTNKKMGEGLGLGLAITANNVRDMQGTLIAKNNPDQGMTFILTLHNVNSQE, from the coding sequence ATGGTTAAAAATAATCGATATTGGCTGTTCGTGTTCGCCTGTTTGTTAATTGGTTTGGTTCAGCTAGCCACTAAAAATGGGATAAGCCAGTGGAAGCTTGAGCAAGCTCAGCGTTATGCAGAACAACGCTTTCTTGGGTACATTGCTGAAGCAAGACGCACACTCAAACGTTTTTACTATTTGCCTTATCTGGTCACGAACGATGAAACCAGCGTTCGTTTTATTGATGGAGAAAGTCGCCTCCAAAAACACATTAAAAAACAACTAATTCAATTAGACAAAGCGGCCAACACCAAGGGGTGGTATCTACTTTCTGCTGAAGGTGAGTTGTTGGTTTCCAGTGTCGAAAGGAGCAAGCTGAGTAAAAAGAACGCCAATACGATTGTGTCTAAGATCCACCAGCAAGGTGGCGCTATCTCAGTGGTCACCAAAAATAAAGGCGTGACACCCGATTACTTCATTGCGGCACCGGTTTATCGAGCATCCGATGTGGTGGGTATTGTTGCGGTACAAATCGACTTATCGCTTCTTATCGATCAATGGTTTGCCGATGGTGAAGCTATACTGTTTCAAAACCCTCGAGATCAGTTCTTCCTCTCTAGTGATAACCGATTGAGTGCCGATTGGTTCAACGACACCTTCAATTCTCAGCCTAGAGCCACAAAACGCGAGTTGTACGATCAAACCCATATTCAAGTATGGCAACTACAAGGTAAGGACTACCTGATTCAATCGATCAAATTGGACGATCTAAATTGGCGATTAACCTATTTGACCCCATTAACTAGCCTCAACCAAACCACTAACTGGATAAGTTGGAGCGTGGCGGTGGCCTGCCTTTTCGTTCTGTTATTGTTGGTTATCCTCTATCAAAGACGACAGAAAAAGCTCAGCAATTTGCGAATCCAAAAGCTCATCGAAGAGTCGGAGAAACGACTGTCTAGGATGATCAATAAGACGCATGTTGGGTTAATACTGATCGATAAATACGGCCATATCCACGATATCAACCTGATGGCAAAGAAATACTTTTCCCTGTCCGACTCAATGATCAGCAACATCAAAGCGTGGCAACTTTTTGAGGCGGGCAATCCAAATTCAACCACACTTCAACTGCTCAAAAATTTAGAACAACACCAAGAACTGGCCGAGATCACCAGTGTCGAAACCATGGCAAGACGCAGTGATGGTAGCTACTTTCCTGTGTTGTTCTCTATTAGCGCTTTCCCTTGGCATGACACTACTTATTACCTGTGTACGGTGATCGATATAAGTAAACGCAAGAAAGCGGAAATTGCGGTGCAAAACGCCAATAAAACGCTAAAACTGCGGGTTGAAGAGCGAACACAAGATCTAAAAGATGCACAGCAAGAGCTAGTTGAATCAAGCAAGCTCGCAGCGTTAGGTCGCATGTCGAGTGCGATCACTCATGAGCTTAATCAGCCGCTTACCGGCCTAAAAACTCTGCTTTCTAGCAATCAATTACTGATGGAAAGAGGCGAGACCAAACTGTTGAAAGCGAACATGGACTTAGTAATGAGCCTCATCGACCGAATGGCTAACATGACCAGTCAGTTGAAGTCGTTTGCCTTTAAAAGGCTGGAAAGCCCCTACCCAGTTTCTCTCACAGAGGCGCTACAAGAAACCCTAAGAATTCACCAAGCCGAGTTAAAAAACATTGATATGCGAGTACGTATCGCGTCCAATATTTCGATGGTGATGGGAGAAGAGGCACGACTTCGCCAAGTGCTGGGTAACCTGATCAGAAACGCCGTTGACGCCACAAACCATCAAACGCCTGCCACCATTATTGTCAGCGCACACACCGAACAACAACGCGTGGTGATCAAGGTTCAAGACAATGGCTGCGGCGTCTCAGAAGACCAACTCGAAACTATCTTCGAACCCTTCCATACCAATAAAAAGATGGGCGAAGGTTTGGGGCTCGGGTTGGCAATCACCGCCAACAACGTGCGTGATATGCAAGGTACTTTGATAGCGAAAAACAACCCAGACCAAGGCATGACTTTCATCCTAACGCTGCACAATGTAAATAGTCAGGAATAA
- a CDS encoding sigma-54-dependent transcriptional regulator gives MQRIALIEDDAIVRQATSQWLQLAGFDVTAFEIGQDALNAIELGDFQTIISDVRLPDIDGVELLGRFKKLVPDVPVILITGHGDVDMAVKALQQGAYDFIEKPFDPERLSQTVSEAVDKFQSGQDRISRQSYLDNLKGIEQVLIGRSKVMCGLREQIHKVASIDTNVIIYGETGCGKELVASCLHEFSQRKPHPFVPLNCGAIPENLFESELFGHEAGAFTGAAKRRIGKLEFADKGTVFLDEIESMPLSMQVKVLRTLQDNVVERVGGNQQQHVDLRVVSASKSDLLNHPDFRQDLFYRLNVAQLHLPPLSEREEDALILFEHFTQEANTETRIASEADRYALLSYSWPGNVRELRNVAIRFALDESLTVGDILAYRPNSVTESTTAGIPLAVQVQSFERKVIHDALVRYQGRINDVMQDLDLPRRTLNQKMVRYALNRSDYVDS, from the coding sequence ATGCAGCGTATTGCTTTGATTGAAGATGATGCGATAGTGCGTCAAGCAACTAGCCAATGGCTACAGTTGGCGGGTTTTGATGTCACCGCATTTGAGATTGGACAAGATGCATTAAACGCAATAGAGCTTGGTGATTTCCAAACCATCATTAGTGATGTGCGCTTGCCTGATATTGATGGGGTTGAGCTATTAGGACGGTTCAAAAAGCTTGTGCCAGACGTGCCAGTTATCTTGATTACAGGTCACGGTGATGTCGATATGGCGGTTAAGGCTTTACAGCAAGGTGCCTATGACTTCATTGAGAAGCCGTTTGATCCAGAACGCCTCTCTCAAACGGTCTCTGAAGCGGTAGATAAATTCCAAAGTGGCCAAGACAGGATCAGTCGCCAAAGCTATTTAGATAATTTGAAGGGCATTGAACAGGTTCTGATTGGTCGCAGTAAAGTGATGTGTGGGTTGAGAGAGCAAATACACAAGGTAGCCTCGATTGATACCAACGTGATTATTTATGGTGAAACTGGTTGTGGTAAGGAATTGGTTGCTTCTTGTTTACATGAATTTAGTCAGCGAAAACCTCATCCTTTTGTGCCACTAAACTGTGGCGCGATTCCAGAAAACCTATTTGAAAGTGAGCTGTTTGGCCATGAAGCCGGTGCGTTTACTGGAGCCGCCAAACGACGTATTGGTAAGCTAGAGTTTGCCGACAAGGGGACGGTGTTTCTTGATGAAATAGAGAGTATGCCGCTATCTATGCAGGTCAAAGTACTGCGGACCTTGCAAGATAATGTCGTTGAGCGTGTTGGTGGTAATCAGCAACAACATGTTGACTTGCGTGTGGTATCTGCTTCGAAAAGCGATTTACTCAATCACCCCGACTTTCGCCAAGATCTTTTCTACCGTTTGAATGTCGCGCAGCTGCATTTACCGCCGCTCAGTGAGCGAGAAGAAGATGCTCTTATTCTTTTCGAACATTTCACCCAGGAAGCCAATACTGAAACACGAATTGCTAGTGAGGCTGATCGCTATGCTTTGTTGTCGTACTCGTGGCCAGGTAATGTGCGTGAGCTGCGCAATGTCGCGATTCGTTTTGCATTGGATGAAAGTCTGACAGTCGGTGATATTTTGGCGTATCGTCCTAACTCTGTTACGGAGTCCACCACTGCGGGTATCCCTTTGGCTGTCCAGGTTCAGAGCTTTGAGCGAAAAGTTATTCACGATGCGTTAGTGCGTTATCAAGGGCGTATCAATGATGTGATGCAAGACCTAGATTTACCACGCAGAACACTAAACCAAAAAATGGTCCGTTATGCATTGAACCGAAGTGACTATGTCGACTCTTAG
- a CDS encoding TAXI family TRAP transporter solute-binding subunit: MKYNKLVKTLAIAMASIGLIGNASAQEERSYILATASTGGTYYPVGVALATLSKVKLAPKQHFSLAAISSAGSGENVKLLNENEAQFAILQGLYGAWAWQGLGPYEKSGSQKQLRSVSMLWQNVEHFIVRSDLTETGTMTDLKNLNGKKFSIGKKNSGTENSGRQIMRGLSIDPEQFKLAFMGYGGSASALQNGTIDGMNTPAGVPVGAVTQAFAALGEDIQILSFTDAQIKQANGDYNIWTKYEIPANTYPGVDQPITTIAQPNFLAVREDISEEDVYQLTKAIYENLPFLQGIHKATKAMALEKGIAGLPVPLHPGAARYYQEVGIEIPSELIVN, encoded by the coding sequence ATGAAATACAACAAGTTAGTTAAAACTTTAGCGATCGCAATGGCCTCTATTGGCCTTATCGGCAACGCTTCAGCACAAGAAGAGCGCAGCTACATTTTAGCGACGGCCTCAACGGGTGGGACTTACTATCCGGTTGGTGTGGCCTTAGCAACTTTGAGTAAAGTTAAGCTTGCGCCTAAGCAGCACTTTTCTTTGGCGGCTATCAGCTCTGCTGGATCCGGTGAGAACGTAAAGTTGTTAAATGAGAACGAAGCTCAGTTTGCCATTTTACAAGGTTTGTATGGCGCGTGGGCGTGGCAAGGGCTTGGTCCATATGAGAAGTCAGGCAGTCAAAAGCAACTGCGTTCAGTCTCTATGCTATGGCAAAATGTTGAGCATTTCATTGTTCGTTCTGATCTGACAGAAACGGGCACCATGACTGATTTGAAGAACTTGAATGGTAAAAAGTTTTCTATTGGTAAGAAAAACTCAGGAACAGAGAATTCAGGTCGTCAAATTATGCGAGGCCTTTCCATAGACCCAGAACAATTTAAACTCGCCTTTATGGGTTATGGTGGCAGTGCGAGCGCATTACAAAATGGCACTATTGATGGCATGAATACGCCAGCTGGTGTACCAGTCGGGGCGGTTACTCAAGCATTTGCGGCCTTAGGTGAAGACATTCAAATCTTGTCGTTTACCGATGCGCAAATCAAACAAGCGAACGGCGATTACAATATCTGGACAAAATATGAGATCCCAGCAAACACTTATCCAGGTGTCGATCAGCCGATTACCACTATCGCACAACCTAACTTTCTAGCGGTTCGTGAAGACATCTCTGAAGAGGATGTGTATCAGCTCACCAAAGCTATCTATGAAAACCTACCTTTCTTACAAGGTATCCACAAAGCAACCAAAGCAATGGCACTTGAGAAAGGGATCGCAGGCCTTCCTGTTCCGCTTCACCCAGGCGCTGCACGTTACTACCAAGAAGTGGGCATCGAGATCCCTTCTGAGTTGATCGTCAACTAG
- a CDS encoding TRAP transporter permease: MSDSLQQELKKFELPTRTDFPWVGKAITTMGVILSLLHIWFNTLSTLPELWISATHFAGFAIICALWYPAHISLKKSKVALAVDIGIALAALACLIYIPFAEDALYERGVKFIASDWFFSILAIAIVIELIRRTMGWFIPVLILVCLSYVVLWGQWTSGIFHFPGLSLETLLYRSFYSSEGMFGSISRISWTFVFMFILFGAFLVRSGVGDYIIDVSRAAAGKVIGGPGFIAVIGSGLMGSVSGSSVANTVSTGVISIPLMQKAGFPSRFAAGVEAAASTGGQLMPPVMGAGAFIMASYTQIPYVDIIAVSFLPALIYFLSVAFFVRIEAKRSGVQKVVSGCEPLLKVLLSGWHNLIPLAVLVTLLVKGFTPTYAAGISILSVVVASWFSKNHKMGPKAIIEALSQGAKNMATTAVLLVGIGLVINVISTTGIGNTFSLMINSWANGDLLIMIALIALASLILGMGLPVTAAYIVLGTLSAPALYKLIAESQLLDLLVSGQLPEQAKAIFMLAAPDKLDLLNAPMALETAKEMIALVPADFVETLLEQSLGLEAISLALLSAHLIIFWLSQDSNVTPPVCLTAFAAATIAKTPPMRTGLMAWKIAKGLYLVPLLIAYTNLVSWDIVSVLVTGGFAIVGTYAFIAAIEGYLESEINVMTRVVLVVLGVALVWPDVSVVIRLVCVALFVGIFIHSGRKYDANKVKRESKNEEETKPQTESRTVASSL; this comes from the coding sequence ATGAGCGATTCGCTGCAGCAGGAACTGAAAAAATTTGAACTGCCGACCCGAACGGATTTCCCGTGGGTAGGCAAAGCGATAACGACAATGGGTGTGATACTCTCGCTGTTACACATTTGGTTTAATACCTTATCGACCTTGCCAGAGCTTTGGATCTCAGCGACTCACTTCGCGGGTTTTGCGATCATTTGTGCACTTTGGTATCCGGCTCATATCTCGCTTAAAAAGAGCAAAGTAGCTTTAGCGGTCGATATCGGAATCGCTTTAGCGGCTCTGGCTTGCCTTATCTATATTCCCTTTGCCGAAGATGCGCTTTATGAGCGAGGCGTGAAGTTTATCGCCAGTGATTGGTTCTTCTCTATCTTGGCGATTGCGATTGTTATTGAGCTGATTCGCCGTACTATGGGCTGGTTTATTCCGGTGCTTATCTTGGTGTGTTTGAGCTATGTGGTGCTTTGGGGGCAATGGACCAGTGGCATCTTCCACTTCCCGGGCTTGAGCCTTGAGACTTTGCTTTATCGAAGCTTTTATTCTTCAGAAGGGATGTTCGGTTCTATCTCGAGAATAAGTTGGACCTTCGTGTTCATGTTCATCCTATTTGGCGCATTTTTAGTGCGATCGGGTGTCGGTGATTACATCATTGATGTGTCTCGCGCGGCGGCGGGCAAAGTGATTGGTGGCCCCGGTTTCATTGCGGTGATTGGCTCTGGCTTGATGGGATCGGTGTCGGGCTCTAGCGTGGCAAATACGGTATCCACTGGCGTGATCAGTATTCCGTTGATGCAAAAAGCAGGCTTCCCTTCGCGTTTTGCGGCAGGTGTTGAAGCCGCTGCATCGACGGGCGGGCAGTTGATGCCACCTGTGATGGGGGCGGGCGCGTTTATCATGGCGTCTTACACGCAAATCCCTTATGTCGATATCATTGCGGTTTCCTTCTTACCTGCGCTTATCTACTTTTTGTCTGTGGCTTTTTTCGTGCGTATTGAAGCGAAGCGTAGTGGTGTACAGAAGGTGGTTTCAGGGTGTGAACCGTTGTTGAAGGTGCTACTTTCAGGATGGCACAACCTGATCCCACTAGCGGTGTTGGTAACCTTGTTGGTGAAAGGCTTTACGCCGACTTACGCGGCGGGTATCTCTATCCTGTCTGTAGTCGTGGCTTCATGGTTCTCTAAAAATCATAAAATGGGTCCAAAAGCGATCATTGAAGCGCTTTCTCAAGGAGCGAAAAACATGGCGACGACGGCAGTATTGTTGGTGGGTATTGGTCTCGTTATCAACGTGATCAGCACCACCGGAATTGGTAACACTTTCTCGTTGATGATCAACAGTTGGGCGAATGGCGACTTGCTCATCATGATTGCTTTGATCGCACTCGCTTCTTTGATTCTGGGTATGGGCTTACCAGTAACGGCGGCTTATATCGTGCTGGGCACTTTGTCGGCTCCGGCTTTATATAAACTGATTGCTGAAAGCCAGTTGCTTGACCTGTTGGTATCGGGCCAGTTACCTGAACAGGCGAAAGCCATCTTTATGTTGGCGGCACCAGACAAGTTAGATTTATTGAATGCACCAATGGCACTTGAAACAGCAAAAGAGATGATTGCTTTAGTGCCTGCTGATTTTGTGGAAACGCTGCTTGAGCAAAGCCTCGGCCTAGAAGCGATTAGCCTTGCACTGCTTTCTGCACACTTGATCATCTTCTGGCTATCGCAAGACAGCAACGTGACACCGCCAGTTTGTTTGACTGCATTTGCGGCAGCGACTATCGCTAAAACACCACCAATGAGAACAGGTTTAATGGCTTGGAAGATCGCCAAAGGTTTATACCTAGTACCGTTGCTGATTGCCTACACTAATTTAGTGAGCTGGGATATTGTCTCGGTACTGGTAACGGGTGGTTTTGCTATTGTTGGCACTTACGCGTTTATCGCGGCAATTGAGGGTTACCTAGAAAGTGAAATCAATGTGATGACTCGAGTCGTGTTAGTAGTGCTTGGCGTGGCCTTGGTGTGGCCTGATGTTTCAGTCGTAATTCGCTTAGTGTGTGTTGCTTTGTTTGTCGGTATTTTTATTCACAGTGGTCGCAAATACGATGCTAACAAAGTGAAAAGAGAATCGAAAAACGAGGAAGAAACTAAACCTCAAACCGAGTCTAGAACGGTCGCTTCTTCCCTATAA